The Mauremys mutica isolate MM-2020 ecotype Southern chromosome 1, ASM2049712v1, whole genome shotgun sequence genome has a segment encoding these proteins:
- the GPR34 gene encoding probable G-protein coupled receptor 34 — translation MEATSPEILNSSLYKEVFWSYQTELPINFSSETPNATVCLMNEGALSLVFIIFYSIIFVIGLVGNIIALFAFFYINHKRNSIQIYLLNVAIADLLLIFCLPFRILYHINKNTWMLGLIFCKIVGTLFYMNMYISIILLGLISVDRYVKINKSIRRPKMLTASRSRYICCILWAIAVIGFIMTVAQSVKREEYNSTMCFHYRDKQNAKMEAILNYILATLFWIVFFLLILSYIKIAENLLKISKKRANFPNAGKYSTTARNSFIVLIIFTLCFVPFHIFRFVYITSQLQHTSCHWKEIIHKCNEIMLLFSAFNSCLDPVMYFLMSSSVRKTVFRLICRTLHGDSSVSDSISEMKPGQSRHDTATTITPHSSFLKKNSLI, via the coding sequence ATGGAGGCAACTTCACCTGAGATCCTGAACTCTTCTTTATACAAGGAAGTCTTCTGGAGTTACCAAACTGAGCTACCCATAAACTTCTCTTCGGAAACCCCAAATGCTACTGTCTGTCTCATGAATGAAGGCGCCTTGTCTCTTGTTTTCATCATTTTTTACtctattatttttgttattggATTGGTTGGCAATATTATAGCCTTGTTTGCTTTTTTCTACATTAATCACAAAAGAAATTCTATCCAGATTTACCTGCTTAACGTAGCCATTGCAGACCTTCTACTGATCTTCTGCCTCCCCTTCCGTATACTGTATCATATTAACAAAAACACATGGATGTTGGGATTGATTTTCTGCAAGATTGTAGGAACCCTATTTTATATGAACATGTACATTAGCATCATACTGCTGGGATTAATTAGCGTGGATCGTTATGTAAAAATTAACAAGTCTATACGGCGTCCAAAAATGTTAACAGCTTCACGAAGCAGATATATCTGTTGCATATTGTGGGCAATTGCAGTAATAGGATTCATAATGACAGTTGCTCAGTCTGTTAAGAGGGAAGAATACAATTCGACTATGTGCTTCCATTACAGAGATAAACAGAATGCAAAAATGGAGGCAATTTTAAACTATATTCTTGCTACACTCTTTTGGATAGTTTTCTTTCTACTAATACTTTCGTATATTAAAATTGCAGAGAACCTTCTGAAAATTTCCAAGAAAAGAGCAAATTTTCCCAATGCTGGAAAGTACAGCACCACAGCAAGGAATTCCTTCATTGTACTTATTATTTTCACCCTGTGTTTTGTACCATTTCACATATTCCGATTTGTCTACATTACATCACAATTACAACACACATCTTGTCACTGGAAGGAGATAATTCACAAATGCAATgagataatgcttttattttcAGCTTTCAACAGCTGTTTAGATCCAGTTATgtatttcctaatgtccagcagTGTTCGTAAGACTGTATTCCGACTCATTTGTAGAACACTTCATGGGGACTCAAGTGTGAGTGATAGTATTTCAGAAATGAAACCTGGGCAATCTCGTCATGATACTGCAACTACCATTACCCCCCATTCAAGCTTTTTGAAGAAAAATTCCCTCATCTGA